Proteins from a genomic interval of Lolium perenne isolate Kyuss_39 chromosome 1, Kyuss_2.0, whole genome shotgun sequence:
- the LOC127314151 gene encoding alpha-1,3-arabinosyltransferase XAT3, with translation MMKERPSSKLVRGARQESRRFRLLVIVVGFFLVSLTFVVVSKPEAILFGLSGKLPTDEAPASILIQQPVDKQAPVVASKKIPTGALGGDPKVVDDEADVKPKEIRDGKEEENNVLSEPDPASGMTDPTHNRDGSGHKSDSEMLGEERKDKEKKVTLPTVSNYTIHDADDPSNAKQEGASNTQQQGSKPLCDFSNFRANVCEMRGDVRIHPKATSVLYMEPEGSQRDEVWKIKPYPRKGDEFCLSHITELTVKSSKVAAECTKYHEVPAVIFSLTGYTGNLFHDFTDVMVPLFTTASEFNGEVQFLITDMALWWTIKYHTVLQKLSKYPIIDFSKDDQVHCFKHAIVGLHSYMEFTIDATKSPHGVTMVDFNRFMRGAYSLGKDTAVMLGENPKVKPRLLIIKRHRTRMFLNLDEIIAMAEGLGFEVVIDEANVSSDISGFAKLVNSVDVMMGVHGAGLTNCVFLPQNATLIQIVPWGGLDWISRIDFGDPAEMMGLRYKQYAIGVDESSLTDQYPRDHEIFKNPISFHKRGFEFIRHTFMDKQNVKLDCKRFRPILLEALDNLNP, from the exons ATGATGAAGGAGCGGCCGAGCTCGAAGCTGGTGCGGGGCGCCCGCCAGGAGTCGCGGCGCTTCCGCCTgctcgtcatcgtcgtcggctTCTTCCTCGTCTCCCTCACCTTCGTCGTCGTCTCCAAGCCCGAAGCCATCCTCTTCGGCC TGAGCGGCAAGCTGCCGACGGACGAGGCGCCGGCGTCCATCCTGATCCAGCAGCCGGTCGACAAGCAGGCGCCCGTTGTCGCCTCCAAGAAAATCCCCACCGGCGCTCTCG GCGGCGACCCCAAAGTTGTGGACGACGAGGCAGATGTGAAACCAAAAG AGATCAGAGACGGCAAGGAGGAAGAAAACAACGTGCTGAGCGAGCCGGACCCGGCGAGCGGGATGACGGATCCCACCCACAACAGGGACGGGAGCGGCCATAAATCGGACTCGGAGATGTTAG GCGAGGAGAGGAAAGACAAGGAGAAGAAAGTCACGCTCCCAACCGTCTCCAATTACACCATTCACGACGCCGACGACCCCTCCAATGCTAAGCAAGAAG GTGCAAGTAATACCCAGCAGCAGGGAAGTAAACCCTTGTGTGATTTCTCAAATTTCCGAGCAAATGTGTGTGAGATGCGTGGTGATGTTCGAATTCACCCAAAGGCAACTTCAGTCTTGTACATGGAGCCTGAGGGTTCACAGAGAGACGAGGTGTGGAAGATTAAGCCTTACCCTCGGAAAGGTGACGAGTTCTGCCTCAGCCACATCACCGAGCTGACGGTGAAATCAAGCAAAGTGGCCGCCGAGTGCACCAAGTACCATGAAGTGCCTGCTGTGATCTTTTCACTGACTGGGTACACGGGCAACCTGTTCCATGACTTCACCGACGTGATGGTGCCGCTCTTCACCACCGCCAGCGAGTTCAACGGCGAGGTCCAATTCCTCATAACGGACATGGCGCTCTGGTGGACGATCAAGTACCACACGGTGCTCCAGAAGTTGTCCAAGTACCCTATTATTGACTTTAGCAAGGATGACCAGGTGCACTGCTTCAAGCATGCTATCGTCGGCCTGCACTCGTACATGGAGTTCACCATTGACGCAACAAAATCGCCGCATGGTGTTACAATGGTTGATTTCAACAGGTTCATGCGTGGGGCTTACTCGCTGGGCAAGGACACCGCGGTCATGCTCGGAGAGAACCCTAAGGTCAAGCCAAGGTTGCTCATCATCAAGAGGCACCGCACAAGAATGTTCCTCAACCTTGATGAGATCATTGCGATGGCCGAGGGGCTCGGCTTTGAGGTGGTGATTGATGAGGCCAATGTGAGCTCCGACATCTCTGGGTTCGCGAAGCTGGTTAACTCAGTCGACGTGATGATGGGTGTCCATGGGGCTGGGCTCACGAACTGCGTGTTCTTGCCACAGAATGCCACACTCATTCAGATTGTGCCATGGGGCGGCCTGGACTGGATATCCCGCATTGATTTTGGTGACCCAGCTGAGATGATGGGTCTAAGGTACAAGCAGTATGCTATCGGTGTCGACGAGAGCAGCCTCACCGATCAATACCCGAGGGACCATGAGATCTTCAAGAACCCTATCTCGTTCCACAAGCGTGGATTTGAGTTCATCAGACATACCTTCATGGACAAGCAGAATGTGAAGCTGGATTGCAAGAGGTTCAGACCTATTCTCTTGGAAGCACTGGACAATCTCAACCCGTAA
- the LOC139833363 gene encoding uncharacterized protein, with protein sequence MPPKAPARKMRAKKTKPPGMSNAEWAADEQRRDVETSARAERVKRAAAKRSAEAAQEEQARLISMAYSGGMFPGQWPTQGTTSSPSSFSPSLYSPSPTAVFQEGAYVQPSKPTPSPPELGVGGGGLFEDTSPAMRRGPLAFGAMAAPNEEEIHEMITSGTTAAAASPGFFMTAAAACPGFFTQEETRATAAVAARNEHREDVADGSQAVEEEGEEEEEPTQAAANLSKEKKKRKKDSPPAEPRIKWTPKEEECLAEAWMTVSTNGIIGANQSFDTYWLRVKQAYEERKLVDPYFNKTNMNVFRGDKAMATHWGLMQTACSKWHGIQEECEKRPISGHDMEQKLRRALDMYTDDTSLQFKFLNVYARLEKCEKWKEVRTTLSKSKTEQYNPDAPAASARKGARTRPKKLKELKKTEQFREMEMSLRDLYYDLNEFRSILQRRCDG encoded by the exons cgaacgccgagtgggcggcggacgagcaaCGGCGAGACGTGGAaacaagcgccagggcggagagggtgaaaagagccgccgccaagaggtcggcggaggcggcccaggaggaacaagcgaggctgatcagcatggcctatagcggcggcatgttccccggccaatggccgacgcaaggtacaacaagttccccgtcttccttctcgccttcgctgtactcgccgtcgccgactgccgtgttccaagagggcgcctacgtccaaccgtccaagcccacaccgtcgccgcccgagcttggCGTCGGCGGTGGCGGCCTGTTCGAGGACACCTCGCCGGCcatgcgacgagggccgctcgcgttcggtgcgatggcggcgccgaacgaagaggagatccacgagatgatcacctccggcaccaccgccgccgctgcgagcccgggattcttcatgaccgccgccgctgcgtgcccggggttcttcacgcaagaggagacgagggcgacggcagctgtggcggcgcgcaacgagcatcgcgaggatgttgccgacggaagccaagccgtcgaagaagaaggcgaggaagaagaagagccaactcaagccgccgccaacctgtcgaaggagaagaagaagaggaagaaggactcgccgcctgccgaaccgcgtatcaaatggacgccgaaggaagaggagtgcctcgccgaagcttggatgaccgtgtccacgaacggcataatcggggccaatcagtcgttcgacacatattggcttcgagtgaagcaggcgtacgaggagcgcaaactcgtcgatccctacttcaacaagacgaacatgaacgtgttccggggagacaaggcaatggccacccattgggggctcatgcagacggcgtgcagcaaatggcacggcatacaggaggagtgcgagaaacggccgatcagcggccacgacatggagcaaaag ctgcgccgagctttggacatgtacacggacgacaccagcctgcagttcaagttcctcaacgtctacgcccgcctcgagaagtgcgagaagtggaaggaagtccgcacgaccctgtcgaagagcaagaccgagcagtacaaccccgacgctccggcggcaagcgcgcggaagggcgcccgAACTCGGCcgaagaagctcaaagagctcaaaaagacgg AACAATTTAGAGAAATGGAGATGAGCCTGAGGGACCTATATTATGATTTGAATGAATTTCGTTCCATCTTGCAGCGACGCTGCGACGGATAA